The region TCCGGCAGACGCCGGGCGGGGACGCCCCAGCCTAGACCCGTGCACGAGGAGGGTCAAGGCGCGAAAGCGGCCAATCCAAGGATGCGTACAATGCATACATCCCAAGCCACTCGAAAGGACCTACCCCGCGTATGCCCGACCGTAGCGACAACAACGACACTTCCGAGCAACCCACTTCTGCCGAGTGCGACACGGACAGCGAGTTCCAGGAGCTGTGCGAGGTCGAGACGGAGGTCGCCGACGCCGCCGCTCCGCCGCAGAAGGTTGTGCGCAGCGGGGGCACGTTCGAGTCGTTCCGCAACCCCGACTTCGCGTGGTTCTGGTCCGGCGCGCTGGTAAGCAACGTGGGCACGTGGATGCAGAACTACGCGCTCGGCATCGTTGTGTATTCGCTGCGGAGTTCGTCGTTCGACCTGGGCGCCATCAACTTCATCGTGGGCATCCCGGTGCTGTTTCTCGCGATCCCGGGCGGCCTGCTTGCCGACCGGGTCGACCGCCGCAAGCTACTCATCTGGATCCAGGTGGTCCTGCTCTTCCAGGCGAGCGCGCTGGGCTACCTGTACATGAACGGCACGCTTCGCGGCGGTACCAACGTCATCACGGCGCTAGCGTGGCTGGCGGGGCTGGGCATCGTCGCCGGCATCTTCTCGGCGATCCAGTTCCCGGCATGGCAGGCGATGATGCCGGACTTGGTGCCGCGCGAGTCGCTGCTCAACGGAATCGCGCTGAACTCGGCGCAGTTCCAATCCTCCAGGCTCATCGGCCCGCTTGCCGCTGGAGCGCTCGTAGTCGCCGGCTTTGGCATGGGCGACATCTTCTACGTCAACGCGGCGAGCTTCCTGTTCGTCATCGCTTCGCTCGCGATCATCCGACCACGCTTCGCTGTTCCCGCCGAGGAGCGAGCCGCAGGCCGCCCGCGCGAGGGCGCCGTCAAGACGCTGCTCGGCGGGCTTGAGTACGCGCGGCAGAACAAGGTCATCGGCGTGCTGATTCTCAGCACCGCTGTGATGACCATCTTCGGCTTCCCCTACATGACGCTGCTGCCGGCCATCATCAACCAGACGCTCGGCTTCGCCATCAACACCGACGGCTACAACCGCGCGGTCGCCATCGTGATGGCCACCAACGGCCTGGGCGCCATGGCGGGGGCGCTCAGCGTCGCGAGCCTGCCGGCCACGGTGCGTCGCAACCGCATCATCCCGTTCGCGCTGCTGGCATTTGGCGTCTCGCTGCTCGCGTTCTCGCTGACACGCAGCCTGTGGCTGATGGCGATCGTCTCGGCGTTCGCGGGCGCGGCGCTCATGACCACCAACTCGCTAGCCAACACGTCGATTCAGTCCTCGACGCCGCCGCACCTGCGCGGCCGAGTCATGGGGCTGTTCGTCACGGCGTTCATGGGCATCATGCCGATCTCGGGCCTGGCCTTCGGTACGCTGGGGCAGTTCATCGGCCCCTCCAACGCCGTGCTCATCGGCTCGGTCTTTCTGGTCGGCTGGTCGCTCTATCTCATCGTGAGCAATCCGCTCACCCGAGGCCAAGCCGCGCCAGCTTCCGCCTGACGGGGTATCCTCTCGCCAATCCCTTTTGCCGAGAGGACCCGCCAACGTGCCCCCCGAGCTGCCAGAAGAGCAACCGAGTGAACTCTACGATCGCCCAGTAGCCGAGAACCCCGACGACGTCGCCGATCAAGCGCCGCTGACGGTCGAGGCCGACATGGAGGTTCCCACGGCGGCGCTCGTGCGGCGCGGCTGGGCGACGAGCACGTTTGAGTCGTTCGCGCATCGCGACTTCACGCTGTTCTGGTCTGGCGCGCTGGTCAGCAATGTGGGCACGTGGATGCAGAACGCGGCGCTGGCGATTCTCGTCTACCGGATCCAGCCCGATAAGGCGTCGCTGAACACCGGCATCGTCCAGGGCTTGGCCGGGCTGCCCGTGCTGTTCCTCGCGATTCCGGCAGGTGCGCTGGCCGACCGAGTCGATCGCCGCAAACTCCTCATCTGGCTTCAGGTGGTCCTGCTCGCGCAGGCAGCCGCGATCGGCATCCTCTACGATGCGCAAGTGCTCAGCGCCGTGCGGCCGCTGTTCTCGCTGGTTCTCGTCTCGGCGCTCGGGCTTGTCGGCGGCATCTTCGTGGCGTTCCAAGGCCCAGCGTTCCAGTCGATGCTCCCGGACCTGGTTCCCCGCAAGTCGCTCATGAACGGCATCGCGCTGAACTCGGCCCAACTCCAGACTTCGCGGATGCTCGGACCGGCGATCGTGGCCGGTATGCTGCTGGTGGGCTCCGGGCTGGGGCTCATCTTCTACATCAACGCCGCGAGCTTCCTGTTCGTGATTGCGGCGCTTCTCGCGATCCGCCCGCGCGCCGAGTTCCACGCTGGCCATGGCGCCGAGGTACGCGGCGCGCCGGACGGCAAGAGAGCGGGCAACGGCAGGACCGCCGAAAGCGCGTGGCAGACGCTGACCGCAGGCATCTCCTACGCGCGCGAGCACCCAGCCATCGGCGTGCTCATCCTGACAACAGCGTTTCTCGTCTTCTTCGGCTTCCCGTACGTCATCATTCTCACGGCGATAATCCACGCTCGCATCCCGGGCTTGAACGACAAGGCCGTCGAGCACGTGTACGCGGTGGTCTACGCGTTCAACGGCGCCGGAGCGCTGATCGGATCGCTTGCTGTCGCCGGCCTTCCATCGACCATTCAGCGCAACCGCATCATCCCAATCACCCTGCTGACGTTCGCCGCACTCGTCGTCGCATTCTCGTTTGCGCCGAGCGTGCCGGTCATGTGCGCGATCACCCTGGTCGCAGGCGCGGCCTACATCTCGACCAGCTCGCTCGTGATGACATCAATCCAAGCAGCCGTTCCCGGATACCTGCGCGGGCGCGTCATGGCGCTGTTCATGATGGCGTTCATGGGCGTCATGCCCCTGTCCGCCTTCGCGTTCGGGCCGCTGGGCCAAGCGATCGGACCCGACACGGCCGTGCTCGTAGGCGGAGTCGCGCTGGCCGTGTGGGCGCTCGTGCTCATCGCGCGGCCGGGATGGCTCGACGCGATCGGAACGCCGAACGCAAGCCAACGCACGAGCGCCGTCCCCGCGCCCCGCAGCTAGCCCGACGCACGAGGGGTATCCTCGAACAGACCGTCCCGTTCGCCGAGAGGATCTTCGCCGATGACTCCGCGCGCATCCGACGAGCCCGTCCCGCAACTCACCCGCTCACAGCGCGAGGCGCTCGCGCCCATCTACGCCGAGCGCCTGAGCGAGCACTACGGCGATCCGCATGCGGCGCTCGAGTTCGTGAACGCCTACCAGCTGCTGATCGCCGTCATTCTGAGCGCTCAGACCACCGACGTTGGCGTGAACAAGGCCACACCGGCGCTGTTCAAGCGCTATCCGACCCCTGCCGCACTTGCCGAGGCCGACCAGCTCGAGGTCGAGGAGTACGTGCGCACGCTCGGCTTCTACCACCAGAAGGCCAAGAACATCATCCGCACATGCCAGATCATCGTGGCCGAGTTCGGCGGCGACGTGCCCGACACGATGGAGGGCTTGACGTCGCTTCCGGGCGTAGCGCGAAAGACCGCCAACATCGTGCTGGGTGAAGCGTTCGGCAAGGTGGAGGGCATCGCGGTCGACACGCACGTGTTCCGGCTCGCGCACCGTTTCGGCCTGACCACCGAGAACGACCAGGACAAGGTCGAGCGCGACCTGATGAGCATCTTCCCGCCAGAGCACTG is a window of Coriobacteriia bacterium DNA encoding:
- a CDS encoding MFS transporter, with amino-acid sequence MPDRSDNNDTSEQPTSAECDTDSEFQELCEVETEVADAAAPPQKVVRSGGTFESFRNPDFAWFWSGALVSNVGTWMQNYALGIVVYSLRSSSFDLGAINFIVGIPVLFLAIPGGLLADRVDRRKLLIWIQVVLLFQASALGYLYMNGTLRGGTNVITALAWLAGLGIVAGIFSAIQFPAWQAMMPDLVPRESLLNGIALNSAQFQSSRLIGPLAAGALVVAGFGMGDIFYVNAASFLFVIASLAIIRPRFAVPAEERAAGRPREGAVKTLLGGLEYARQNKVIGVLILSTAVMTIFGFPYMTLLPAIINQTLGFAINTDGYNRAVAIVMATNGLGAMAGALSVASLPATVRRNRIIPFALLAFGVSLLAFSLTRSLWLMAIVSAFAGAALMTTNSLANTSIQSSTPPHLRGRVMGLFVTAFMGIMPISGLAFGTLGQFIGPSNAVLIGSVFLVGWSLYLIVSNPLTRGQAAPASA
- a CDS encoding MFS transporter codes for the protein MPPELPEEQPSELYDRPVAENPDDVADQAPLTVEADMEVPTAALVRRGWATSTFESFAHRDFTLFWSGALVSNVGTWMQNAALAILVYRIQPDKASLNTGIVQGLAGLPVLFLAIPAGALADRVDRRKLLIWLQVVLLAQAAAIGILYDAQVLSAVRPLFSLVLVSALGLVGGIFVAFQGPAFQSMLPDLVPRKSLMNGIALNSAQLQTSRMLGPAIVAGMLLVGSGLGLIFYINAASFLFVIAALLAIRPRAEFHAGHGAEVRGAPDGKRAGNGRTAESAWQTLTAGISYAREHPAIGVLILTTAFLVFFGFPYVIILTAIIHARIPGLNDKAVEHVYAVVYAFNGAGALIGSLAVAGLPSTIQRNRIIPITLLTFAALVVAFSFAPSVPVMCAITLVAGAAYISTSSLVMTSIQAAVPGYLRGRVMALFMMAFMGVMPLSAFAFGPLGQAIGPDTAVLVGGVALAVWALVLIARPGWLDAIGTPNASQRTSAVPAPRS
- the nth gene encoding endonuclease III, with amino-acid sequence MTPRASDEPVPQLTRSQREALAPIYAERLSEHYGDPHAALEFVNAYQLLIAVILSAQTTDVGVNKATPALFKRYPTPAALAEADQLEVEEYVRTLGFYHQKAKNIIRTCQIIVAEFGGDVPDTMEGLTSLPGVARKTANIVLGEAFGKVEGIAVDTHVFRLAHRFGLTTENDQDKVERDLMSIFPPEHWHRVNYDLINHGRAICTAKRPACGACFLNDVCPSAFVPASWRQTL